Part of the Corticium candelabrum chromosome 15, ooCorCand1.1, whole genome shotgun sequence genome, gtgcgtgcgcataatagctcagttggttagagagtcatcttatggagtgtttacatccgggaccttaaagggtcacaagttcaagtcacagtgatggcgaactatggcataatttccttaagcaagaaactaccacaaatttgcttctctcgactcaggagtataaatgagtacctggtcattgactggggttctaagcggccatcggctatgatgtgacatcagccactggggtcctggtgagacttcgggtgctcacaccacagttggcttcacaagtcggtgctcctgcgggtgcctggcctggctccaggagtttgctagcgcaggcccagagttccctgagtagctcacagggcccagcttaacagctgggggcgtgacctctgagaggcagctcctgacatttaggattttttaggtgtgtgcgtgcgtgcgtgcgtgcgtgtgtgtgtgtgtgtgtgtgtgtgtgtgtgtgtgtgtgtgtgtgtgtgtgtaggcatGCATACTTGTACACACGTGTAACTAAAAACCTTGTGATTGCAATGATACTCAACGTTTCTCTAATGCAATGAGATTTATTAGGAACCAAGATGCATGTTGATTGCATGACTGCATGTGATCTCATTTCATGCCATACACAGAGAATTGGAAAGAATGCTGGTCAATGCTACTACCCTCGCTCTTCTAACCATCTCCAGTTTTAATGTCTATTTTGTGTTGTGGTCTGTTTTGTCTTCATAGAGTAAAGGGTTCTGGACTGTTAGAAAGAATAATTGCTGAGAAAAAGGATTTAAGTCAAGTGGAAATGGCAAGTCTAGGAGACCGTGATCGCCGAAGCTGTACGATGCACATTCAATCACAAAATGGATAATCTaattgtacagtgtactgtgtGTTTAGCTTCCCCTACCCATTCGTTGATGGCTCTGTCAACTGTCTCACGTGGTGATGTCGTATCAGACACGCCCTCGGGACAATTTTCAGTCACTCAGAGTACTATTTCCTCAGCCATTGGTCAAGCATGGGCACTACAAGCTGAGATCTGGCTTCTGATTGGTCAGACTACTCCACATGCAGAAACATCAACTGTTTGTTATTTCAATGTATTGACTATTCCATTAGTGGACATTTATCTGCAGCTGGACAGGCATGAAGATGCTACTGCCTGCCACGAAGAGGCAAAACTGATTGCCCCCATCTCGGCTCCAGTTTTCTATCAGGTTATTTGCCAGTTAACTCATACTTCTCATAGCTGACCGTTTGTCAAATAGGAGGGTCTCGTAGCGGAAGCAAACGGAGATCTCTCGTGTGCAAAGCATTGTTACGAGAGTGCACTGTCTATTATGCCCAACCACGTTGACAGTCTCGTTCAATTGGTACAACTACACACATTGTGTTGCCAGTAGTGGCTTGATAATTGGTcgagttgtttgtttgttgtagggAGTCATTAATTATAGAGACAGCAAGTTGACCATGGCAGAGAAATACCTGAAAGAGGCAGTGCGGATCAACCCATCGTGCTACAAAGCATGGTATACAACTGTATCGTATTGGGATCCCATGGTCAGTCCCTTTGTATGTGTCTGCACGTTAGGTCTCACTTGGGGATGACACTGCAGGCACAAGGGAGGGGAGAAGATGCGTCCAATTGCCTTTTCACTGCAATCGATTTGGAATCGAGTGCTCCCATTGTACCATTCACGACTCTACCTAGGCTACTGTAGTCAAATTTGTTTATAAAAATATCACAGCAAGAAAATAGCAAGGCCTGTCTAGATTCAAATTGTTCACGTTTTAAATccatcgttcatcatcagtgcAGTTAAAACTTCACATTGTTCATGAGTTTTGTGTTGAAGGAGCTCCAGTCTCTTCCTTGTCTCTCTTGCTCCTTCCTTCCACAAGAGAACGAGAGCATCATCACCGCACGATGCGAATCCATCAACCCTGAAGCTGATTACAGATAAAACGCCACCACTGTGACCCATCAGTTCACCAATAAAAGACGCATATTTAGACACCGGCGGCATGAAATTCTTTCGTTGTGTTTGCGCTCTCAAAATCGCTTCAATGTCTACTTCCCACAGTCGTATTCTCGCATCTTGAGAACACGTGATTACAATGTTTCTCAATTCGTTATATGCTAGACTATTGACTGCCGTCTTGTGCGCATGCTGCTGGTCAATCAATAAGGCCGTTTTCTCCGGTTGACTACTACTGAACACCTGAAATCCATTACCAACAGCAGCGAAGACATACTCACCACAAGAAATGAGCTGGTTGACAGAAAATCGGTACAATTTATTTTCGTAATCATAGTAGTTTTCGTGCTGATTTAATTTCCTTGCAACAGTAATGGTGTGACTTGACCAAAAATAGATGGCACCGTCGAGAGACCCCGATGCAAACATGGCCTCACCAATGGGAATGAGACAGCGAATTGCATCACGATGAGAAGGCATTTTCTTTATATACGACTCTAAACTCGGCTTTTCGTCGTTGATGACCAACTG contains:
- the LOC134191151 gene encoding WD repeat-containing protein 41-like; the encoded protein is MTTQGFVNRMQDEFDAGQEFSQQQNPFTAVKVLSGHSDIVRTLTRLDEKSFVSYGDDGKILVWDIESGSCVHALETKSRRVTCALLLQLDDRILLTASSDKTIRVWHSESGSLKKEIKEHGSSVRCLVAILYNDVQYFCSGGDDLCLWSKEGDLLHKLHPTNDDSCIHTLLAVRNGRLIAATNSLSLDGYQLVINDEKPSLESYIKKMPSHRDAIRCLIPIGEAMFASGSLDGAIYFWSSHTITVARKLNQHENYYDYENKLYRFSVNQLISCGEYVFAAVGNGFQVFSSSQPEKTALLIDQQHAHKTAVNSLAYNELRNIVITCSQDARIRLWEVDIEAILRAQTQRKNFMPPVSKYASFIGELMGHSGGVLSVISFRVDGFASCGDDALVLLWKEGARETRKRLELLQHKTHEQCEVLTALMMNDGFKT